GTGCAGCGGGTGCTGAGAGAGCTGCAGACGGACGAGTAGACCATGGTGAGGGTGTGTCGAGAGCACGGTGGCTGTTGCAGGAGAGCAACGAGCCCCTGCTGCCCGTGTCACCAGAGGAGGTGCAGCGGGTGCCGAGAGAGCTGCAGACGGACGAGTAGACCATAGTGAGGGTGTGTCGAGAGCACGGTGGCTGTTGCAGGAGAGCAACGAGCCCCTGCTGCCTGTGTCACCAGAGGAGGTGCAGCGGGTGCTGAGAGAGCTGCAGACGGACGAGCAGACCATGGTGAGGGCGGTCGAGGCGCTGCAGGAGTGGGCGAGTCAGCAGCAGCACCTGCCACGGGTCTCGGGTGAGCGGTCGAGCGTCCTCCAGGTACATTGTGACTCGAGCGCGGACGAGAAAATATGCTGGAACGGACTCGTACTGTCCACAGACCCGAGGCTGCTGCGAGGACTCTGGCTGCGACGCAAGTGCAGCCTGGAGAGGACCAAGGAGGCTGTGGAGAGGTACTATGCCGCACGCTCTCTCGTGCCCGAGGTGTTCAGCAGCAGGGACCCAACCAGCCCTGCGTTACAAACTGCGGCAAAATACCTGCAAGTATCTCCTCGTCCCACTCCATGCCGATTCAAACTTCCTATCATTCAATCACTTCATTCTTCACAAACCCATACTCTGTTTACTGGTTATTATTCTTGGGTCATTAGTTAAGAACTGCAGTGATAAACAGCTAAAGTACATTTCAAAAACTGAATGATTAGGCTTTTATGAACGAATCAGGCCACCACTGCACATATTGCCATATCATGTACAATATTGATAGAAAGAGGAAGATGTACGAATTCTTGAAAATAAACTCATTTTTGATCCACCTCCCAAAATCTGCAGGCTgaacatacccacacaccaccGAGGTGACTACAGCcagatttctttaatttttaagtgTTTCCTGTTGTATACTCGAGGCGAAACCCTTCCGTCCATTTAAAGGCACTAGAGAGAGGGGGATGTCAATATGTAAAAGGACCACTAGGCAGCTTTGGATGCAATATTTGATGTCATGTTCAGTTCGCATAAACACTTACCTAAAGTGATTACACAAAtgattcaaaataatataaagtcTAGGTAATACAAACTTATCATCAACTGACTTCAAAATAGAACCATATTAAactaataaaactattttatacaTAACAACATACCCTGCAAATGGAAATGCTATTAATAATCGGTGCTGAAGCGGCGACACATTGTGATGGCGATGGGACCAAGTGTAGTTTTGTGCTCACTAATAACTGGTAATGAGTGCTATGTTGTGTAATGAGTGGCTTAGTGACTAAGTGCATGGTGTGGGCTCATCCACAACATCCATGATAAATTGACGGTGGGATTGTACTGTGCTGCAGACACTATGTGGCCATGCCTCACCTCACGCCGAGCTTGACCGCAGTCATAGTGTTCCGGTACACTGGTGCTCCCGGCTGGGAGTTCGACCCCATGCTCATGTTCAAGCTGGTGTTCATGGTGAGCGAGGTGCGGCTCCGGGAGTGCTTCGCGCAAGGCGAAGAAATCGTCATGGACATGAGCAACTTTACTCTGGGCCACATCACCCGCGTATCGCCGTCCATGATGAAGAAAGTCGAGCTGTGCGGCATGGTGAGCTCCCGCCACGAGCGCATTTCAGGAGACTGCAGTTACAAGAACATATTACCATACACCGCCTAGTGTATTTGTGTTGGTAAgatgggatgataagcgcgacgattGCTTCAGCTTCTAGtgcggcatcgcctctaagcacaaggttCACAACTAGCAAGCAGTTTTCTCATTGCGCCTAggataactgtaaaatttgagctGTTAATGTAACAttaggtgtaatgcaagtcccttaagtctGCCCTGGTTGTTTTGTGCCTACAAATTACTCTGATAACTCACTTTTTAGCTATTTAAACtcatctaaaaatacagttaaaaaacttaatctagaatcaaaagtatttttcggcTCTCAGAAAGTTATTAAATGCTCTTCGTAAATAGATCTCACTCGAATATCCTGAGTAGTTTTCAGTTTCTCCTGCAGCTCTGCACACTGTGcatgtgcccaggtaggcgggggccttaacttaCTGCAGGTGTCTCATTATTGCACTCGAGCATTCGGGTGCGGGAGGCGACCTGAAGTACTCTGAGCATTCATGTCATCCCCATGGTTAGGGCGAATGCTGTCTCGCAAGGACAGTGCTGGAGCTGTGGTCTGCTCAGTTCATTCACC
This DNA window, taken from Bacillus rossius redtenbacheri isolate Brsri chromosome 3, Brsri_v3, whole genome shotgun sequence, encodes the following:
- the LOC134530144 gene encoding alpha-tocopherol transfer protein-like, with the translated sequence MNDSLKMESNEPLLPVSPEEVQRVLRELQTDEQTMVRAVEALQEWASQQQHLPRVSDPRLLRGLWLRRKCSLERTKEAVERYYAARSLVPEVFSSRDPTSPALQTAAKYLHYVAMPHLTPSLTAVIVFRYTGAPGWEFDPMLMFKLVFMVSEVRLRECFAQGEEIVMDMSNFTLGHITRVSPSMMKKVELCGMKAFSARMRSLHFVHAPSFVDTLLTLVKSAFAPKLASRIHVHSRGYEKLHEHIPPRFLPQECGGEAGPIAHISDMWYQKLVSWRDWYKEQESIKVDESKRVGNPPYSSDMFGLEGSFRKLDLD